The following nucleotide sequence is from Pseudonocardia abyssalis.
GTCACGTTATGGCGGTTAGTGATTATGTAGTGACGGCCGTCTGCGGTCACCACGAATGCGGTCCCAGAGGCGATAGGCTCGGCACCTATACCGGGCTCGATCAGAAGTGAAGCGACTGAGTTCGGCGACAATGCCACGACTTACTCCAATTGCGATAGTAGACGAAGCGGGCGTATCCGTTCGTTCACCCGCTGACTATACGTGGTGAGACGTCGCGGAGTACCTACCGACCGCGTAGTTCAGGGATACCGCGACGTTCGTCCCGCACTCCGTACAGTCCACCCGTCGGCCAGAGGCAGAAGCCTCTGACGCGCGGAACCCGTGACCGGGTTCCTGTTCGACCGGCTGGCGTGCTGCGTATGTCTTCCCGTTAACGCCTGTGACACCGCCTACTGCGTAATTCTGCGCAGTAGGATCGCCTAGGGTGTTCCGTACCGTGCCCTCCGAAACACCGACAGCACTACCGATAGCCCGGGTACTCATCCCGGCTTCTCGCATAGCTCCGACTACAGCAGGACGTTCCGGCTTAGGGACACGAAGCGTCTCGACGCCTAAGAGCACCGCGCGGCTAGTGAATCTCGTGGTAGCAACCACGCGCGTACGGACGGCCTCCGCAAGCTCTGCCTAGGGAATCACACTGGGTAGCTCTGCTAGGCGCTGTACGGCTAACGGTGTCTGGCGTAACGGGCATCGTCACGTCCAGGTGCTCGACAACGACCCGTGACAGACGGACCCGGGCATCGCTAACGGGTACAGCACGAGCGAGGTAAGGCACGAGCAATAGTCAAGACCTGTGGATGAAGATCTTTAGGCGGCTTCCGGTTGGTGGTGGTCGTCGGGTCGTTCGACGAGCTTGCCGTTGACGAACAGGGCGCCGGCGCGGACGAGCGCGACCAGGTGTGGGCCGTTCACGGCGCGCCAGCGGTCCTGGGCGGCCTCGATGAGCTTGAACGCCATCGCCAGCCCGGCTGCCCGCGAGCCGGGACCGCGAGTGATCTTCGTGCGGTGCCGGACGGTGGCGAAGGTCGACTCGATGGGGTTCGTGGTGCGCAGGTGGATCCAGTGCTCGGCGGGGAAGTCGTAGACCGCGAGCAGCACCTCGACATCGTCGGTGATCTTCGCGACCGCCTTCGGGAATTTCGCCCCGTAGGCGGCCTCGAATGCTTTCACGGCGTCGAGGGCGTGGCGGCGGTCTTCGGCGTTCCAGATCTCCGCGAGTGCCTTCTTCGCCCCCGGGTGCGCGGATTTCGGGAGGGCGCCGAGCACGTTGGCGATCTTGTGGAACCAGCAGCGCTGCTCGCGGGTCGCGGGGAACACCTCGCGCAGCGCGGCCCAGAACCCCAGCGCGCCGTCTCCGACCGCGAGGACCGGGGCGCGCATCCCTCGCCGGGCGGCATCGCGCAGCAGGTCCGCCCAGGACTCGGTCGACTCGCGGTAGCCATCGGCCAGCGCGACGAGCTCCTTGCGCCCGTCAGCACGGACGCCGATCAGCACGAGCAGGCACAGCTTGTGTTCTTCGAGGCGGATGTTGACGTGGATCCCGTCGGCCCACAGGTAGACGTAGTCGGCTCTGGACAGGTCGCGGGCGGCGAAGGTGCGCTGTTCGGCCTTCCAGGTCTCGGTCAGCTTCGTGATCACCGGCGCCGAGAGCCCGGCGGTCGAGCCGAGGAACTGGCCCAGGGCGGGCACGAAGTCGCTGGTCGAGAGCCCGTGCAGGTAGAGCAGCGGCAGCACTTCGGTGATCTTCGGGGTCTTGCGGCACCAGGGCGGCAGGATCGCCGAGGAGAACCGCGCCCGCTCCCCGGTCTGCGGGTCGGTGCGCCGGTCGTTCACCCGCGGCACGGTCACCTCGACCGCGCCGGCGCTGGTGAGCACCTCGCGGGGCTGGTGGGTGCCGTTGCGCACGACCAGCCGGCGGCCGTGCTCGTCGCGCTCGCCGACGTGGCGGGCAATGTAGTCGTCGACCTCGGCCTGCAGAGCCTCGGCGAGCATCCGGCGGGCGCCCTCGCGGACCAGCTCGTCGATCAGCGAGCCGCCGTCCCGGTGGGGTTCATCTGCGTCGGCAGCTCCAGGAACTACGGTGAGCACGGGTCGTACCCTTCCGACCGGCGTTGGCGCGCCGATCTTGCTTGATGGCCTCAAGATCACCGGAAGGGTACGGCCCCTCCGGTCATCCACAGGTTTCAAGCATTGCTCGTAAGGCACCTCGCACGAGTACGGCCTAGCGGTGACTACAGCACAGAGACGGACCAGGGATCGGCACTGCCTAGCCCGTGCTCGACCACGGCCCGGAGGTGAACCTCGCGCGTGCCACCTAGCGGTGGCGCCGTGGCGGACGACGTCGTGCAGCACGAGCCGTGCTGCTCGCTGATCGAATCAACACGTACCTAACGAATCACTAAGCGTGTCGCGTCCCGCATCGATCGATGCTAAGCCGCTTCGCATCTGATCTCGTCATGCCATTCAATCAAGCTAAGCCATCCCGCTAAGCCCTTAGACCCCTACCCGGGTTACCCATGCCCGGTATCTGCTGATCGCCACGTAATGCGGCGGCCCCCTCCGCTACGTCGTAGCGGGCTAACACATTTCCAGAAAGGCACTAATGAACGACTACATAACTCCTCCGGGTGATCTCGGACCTAACGGCTCCTCGCTTTGGGACAAGATCGTGAACGCCGAAGACGGTTGGGACCTACGTCCTGACGAGATCGAGACTTTGCACGCTGCCTGCCGAGTCCGAGACACGATCGCCGTCCTAACCGCTGCACTCGTGGACCAGCCCTTAACTGTTAAGGGCAGCATGGGCCAGCAAGTCATTAACCCAATCCTCGCCGAACGACGATTCCAAGAGCGAGCGATGGCTGACCTTCTCGGAAAGCTAAAGCTAGGCGACTACATCGAAGTTGAGACTACGACCGTGATTAACAACGGGAAGATGACTCGAAGCGAGTCAGGCCGGAAGGCCGCTAATGCACGATGGGACCGGGTCCGTGGCCGTTCCTAAGCAAGCGCGGCGCCAGCAAGCGCCGAGTAGCCACGTACGTGACGGACTTCGCCGTAGGCTCGTTCGGCTACGAGCCTTTATCGAGCATCGTGACCGGGTGATAGATCCGATCTTCGTGCGTGCCTTCGGGCTCGACAGGATCGAGCCACTTCTAAGCGGTGCTGACGTCCTGGTCGTCGGCTACGAAGTGGTGCCGTACCTGACTCCGCAGGATCGAGCGGTACTCGATCCGAACGAGACGTACCTGCTCCAAGCAGACGGCACGATCAGCAGTGCCGAACGATGACGCCGGTACGCGATGGGTCTGCGAAGACGCGGCGAAGACCCGTCCGCCCGTCCCGGCCGCTTACCGGGTCGTCTGGACCTCCGGGTGAGACTCTTCGCCAGGCTCGATTCTGGGATGACGTAGCCGACGAGTACGAGCGAGCAGGCTTCTGCCGTAAGTGCGCCGGGCAAGCCGCTCACGGCCACGCTACGGGCTTTGACAAGGTCCGGGCAGTCTGTCCCGGGTGCCAGGGACTCACGACGCCTCTACTCGATCTACCGGGCGGGAAGCGGGCACGACCCGCGAAGGCTGTTGCGTGGGCGGGTACTGCGTACTAGACAGTCGATCGCGTACGCGATCGGCACGGTCGCGGCGGCGGCGTTCGCCGCCGTGCTCTACACGGTCCTGAGCGGCGAGAGCGTGGTGACGGCGCTGACCGACCTCGTCACCCGCGCGCTGAGCACCACCTTCTGACCGGCGACGCCGGGGCGGTGACCGTGGAGGCCGCGCTCGCGCTGTGCAGCCTCGCACTGTTCCTGGCCCTCGCCATCGGCGCGATCGCCTCAGTGGCGGCGTCGGTGCGCTGCATCGACGCCGCCAGGGAACTGGCGCGGCTCGCCGCCCGCGGGGAACCGGACCGCGGTCGCGAGATCGCCGGGATGCTGGCGCCGTCCGGGGCCCGGATCGAGCTCGTCGTGCGCGGCGACGAGGTCACCGCCGAGGTCACCGCACCCGCGGTGTCACCGCTGCCGCTGCGTGTCGGCGGCCGAGCGGTAGCGGTACTCGAACCCGGGGCGATCCCGTGACCGGGCCGAGCACCGGCCGGGGCTCCGACGGCGGGTTCGCCACCGTGTGGGCGGCGGGTGCGGTCGCTGTGCTGCTCGGGCTGCTGGTGGTCGGGATCGAGCTCGGTGCGGGCATCGCCGCCCGGCACCGGGCCGAGGCCGCCGCCGATCTCGGCGCACTCGCCGCCGCGGGCGACGCCGTGCACGGTACGGCCGCTGCCTGCGCGCGGGCGACCACGATCGCCGACCGTATGGACACCCGCATCCGCAGCTGCCGGCTCGACGGATGGGAGGCTCTGGTCGAGACGGAGGCCGATCTCGGGCCGGCGGTGCTGGGCCCCTCGGTCGTCACGGCCCGGGCCCGGGCGGGCCCCGCACCGCTCGGCGCACCTCCCGGAACCGGGCTGACGGCCGCGCCTCCGGTCGGAGCAACACCAGCACCCCCGGCACCCCCCGTCCCAGCGCCCGCCGACGGGCCCAGCGCGCGGCGAGCCACGCCGAGCGGCAGAAATCGGCCGTCGAGCGGTCACGGGACGCGCCGGGTGGCAGACGGACAGGTCGGACGCGGGGCGAAAGTGCTGGTGGGCCGGTCCGTATCGCTCGTCGTGACCGTCCTGCCGATCGGCGACGATCGCTGGTGCCGGGGACGGATGGGGTGCCTACTGGGCAGGAGGCAGGAGTCACCTCCCCGCCTCGCCCCGACCCGCTCCCCGAGCTGCGGATGGACCGGTACGTCCCCCGACGTGACCCCCGACCGGCCCGCCGCACACGGGTCGTTGCCGACCGGCCCCCGCCCCCGCGGGCCGGTCGGCAACGACCTACCGGTCGCCCGCCGCGCCGGACAGGGTTGCGCCGGACAGGGTTGCGCCGGACAGGGCTTCCAGCACCAGGTCGAGCACCACCACCGCCCCACGCTTGTCGAGCGGCGCGTTCCCGTTGCCGCACTTCGGCGACTGCACGCACGACGGGCATCCGCTGCGGCAGCCGCAGTCACGGATGGCCGAGCGGGTGGCCGCCAGCCACGCCGCGAGAACCTCGTGCCCCCGCTCGGCGAAGCCCGCCCCGCCGGGGTAACCGTCGTGCACGAACACCGTCGGTCGGCCGGTGTGCGGGTGCAGCGCGGTGGACATGCCCCCGACGTCCCAGCGGTCGCAGATCGCGAACAGCGGCAGCAGTCCGATCGCGGCGTGCTCGGCGGCGTGGAGCGCGCCCGGCAGGTCGTCGGGGCCGATACCGGCGGCGCCCAGTGCGGCGTCGTCGATGTCGTAGAACACCGATCGCGTGCGCAGCGTCTGCTCCGGCATGTCCAGCGGCACCGTCTCCAGCACGGTGCCGTCGGGGGCGCGGCGCTGGTAGGCCACCACCTGCGTGCTCACGTCGACCTCGGCGAACCCCACCCCGACGGGGCCGTGATCGCGTCGCGACAGCACCCGCACCACCTCGACGTCGGCGGTCGACCGCGCGTCGGTGCGCCAGCCGGGATCGGCGGCCACCACGAGCGCCACGCCGGCCTCGAGGTCGAGCTCCTCCACCAGGTGGCTCTCGCCGCGGTGCAGGTGGATCGCGCCCGGGTGCAGCGTCGCGGGCGCCGACGCCGCGTCGGCCGTGCCGAGCATCCGCCCGGTCCCCGCCTCCACCACGGCCACCTGCCCCAGCCCCGAGCCGCGGATGTCGACCGAACCCGCCGGGCGCTCGCTCGTCGAGGGCCAGAACCATCCGGTGGGCCGCCTGCGCAGCACCCCGTCGGCCACCAGCTCGTCGAGCACCGCCGCGGCGGGCGCGCCACCGAACAGGTCGTCGACGTCGGCGTCGGTGAGCGGCAGCTCGGCCGCGGCGCAGACGAGCTGCGGGGCGAGGACGTAGGGGTTGGTCGGATCGAGCACGCAGCCCTCGACGGGGCGGCCGAGCAGCGCCTCGGGATGGTGCACGAGGTAGGTGTCCATCGGGTCGTCCCTGGCCACGAGCACGACCAGCGCCGAGTCGCAGGCCCTCCCGGCCCGCCCGGCCTGCTGCCAGAACGACGCCCGGGTGCCCGGGAACCCGGCGACGACGACGGCGTCGAGCCCCGCGATGTCGACGCCCAGCTCCAGGGCATTGGTGGTGGCCACCCCGAGCAGTGCACCGCTCACGAGCGCGGCCTCCAGCGCGCGGCGCTCCTCCGGCAGATAACCGCCGCGGTAGGCCGCCACCCGCGGGACCAGGACTGGATCGACCTCGGCGAGCAGCCGCTGGGCACCGAGCGCGGTGAGCTCGGCGCCTCGTCGCGACCGCACGAAGGCGAGCGTGCGGGCACCCTCGATCACGAGGTCGGCGAGCATCCGTGCGGCCTCCGTGCCGGCCGGACGCCGGACCGGGGCCCCGTTCTCCCCGGTCAGCTCGGGCAGCAGCGGAGGTTCCCACAGCGCGACGGTGCGCCCGGCGTGCGGGGAGCCGTCGACCGTCACGGCCGTGACGTCGCGGCCGGTGAGCCGACTCGCGAACGCCGCGGGCTCGGCGACGGTGGCCGACGCGAGCACGACGGTCGGGTGCGACCCGTAGCGGGCGGCCACCCGGAGCAGGCGGCGCAGCAGCAGCGCGACGTGGGAGCCGAAGACGCCGCGGTAGGTGTGGCACTCGTCCACCACGACCACGTGCAGGCGCCGCAGGAACGTGGCCCAGCGGGCGTGCCGGGGCAGCACCGCGCGGTGCAGCATGTCGGGGTTGCTGAAGATCCACCGGGAGTGGGCACGGGCCCAGTCGCGCTCCTCCATCGCGGTGTCGCCGTCGAGGGTGGCCGCGCGGACGCCGGGGAGATCGAGCTCGGCGAGGGCGCGGAGCTGGTCGGCGGCGAGTGCCTTCGTCGGCGAGAGGTACAGCGCGGTGGCCCGCGGGTCGACCGTGAGCCGCGACAGCACCGGGAGCTGATAGGCCATCGATTTGCCCGACGCGGTGCCGGTGGCCACCACGACGTCGCGGCCGGAGTGCGCCAGCGAGGCGGCCTCGGCCTGGTGCCGCCACGGCGCGGCCACACCCCGGCGGACGAACGCCTCCCGCACCGGCGGCGGCACCCAGCCCGGCCACGGCACGGCGTCGCCGTCACGCGCGGGGATCCGGGCGACGTGCCGCAGCGGCCCGTCCCCGTCGAAGGACCAGGCTCCGGACGGGTCGACCCCGGGCGGTGCCTCGGTGGCGTGCCCCGCCCCGGCGAGCACCCGGCGCAGCAGGACCTCGGCCCGGACGGTGGTGACCGCCGCTCCGCCCCGGGGTACCGCGTCGCCGTCCACGGGGACCGAGGTTGGCACACGCCACCGACAACTCCGGCGGCCGGCGTCAGCCCAGTGCCTGCACGGCCGCCGCGGCCACGTCCGTCACCTCGGCGCGCGCCGCGTCCCATCCCGGCCCGGTGGGCACCCGCGTCAGCACCACCACGACGAACCGCTGGTCCGCGCCCACCACGCCCGCGCTGTGGAGGTAGTACTGCCCCGAGAAGCAGCACATCCAGCCCTGCTTGGCCTGCGCACCCACCGCACCGGCCCCGTCCACCACCGGGGCGAGCAGTCCGAAGGCCTGGTCGAAGCCGTCGGCCGCGATCGCCGGTGCTGCGGAGAGGGCGTCGACGACGACAGTCCGATCGCCGGCCGGCATCTCCCCGAACACGTAGTCGTAGAGGCGCAGGAAGTCCGTGGCCGACACCGACATCTCGCCCCACTGCGACGGGTCGGCGGGCGCCGTGGTGCCGGTGAGCCCCAGGTCGGCACCCACCCGGGCGGCGGCCCCGGGCCCGTCGAAGCGTACCCAGAGCGCGTTCATCGCGGAGTCGTCGCTGGGCCCGAGGGCACGGCGGACCAGGTCCAGGTCGTCGTCGGTGACGACCAGGCCCTCGGTGCGGCGCCGGTCGAGCACGTCGACGGCGACCACCAGCTTCGACAGCGACGCCGTGTAGAACGGCTCGGCCCCGCGGTCACCGACGACGGTCTCCCCCGTGACGCGGTCGAGCACCGCCACCCCGAGCTCGGTGGCGGGAGCGGCGGACGCCTGCGCGGCGTCGACGGCGGCCTGCGCGAGTCCGGTACGCGGCGCGGGGGCGAACACCAGGTCGGGGATGGTCGGGACCGGCACCGGGGCGGGAGTGGGCGGTGCCGCAACGGAGAAGCGGGCCATCGCCATC
It contains:
- a CDS encoding DEAD/DEAH box helicase; this encodes MDGDAVPRGGAAVTTVRAEVLLRRVLAGAGHATEAPPGVDPSGAWSFDGDGPLRHVARIPARDGDAVPWPGWVPPPVREAFVRRGVAAPWRHQAEAASLAHSGRDVVVATGTASGKSMAYQLPVLSRLTVDPRATALYLSPTKALAADQLRALAELDLPGVRAATLDGDTAMEERDWARAHSRWIFSNPDMLHRAVLPRHARWATFLRRLHVVVVDECHTYRGVFGSHVALLLRRLLRVAARYGSHPTVVLASATVAEPAAFASRLTGRDVTAVTVDGSPHAGRTVALWEPPLLPELTGENGAPVRRPAGTEAARMLADLVIEGARTLAFVRSRRGAELTALGAQRLLAEVDPVLVPRVAAYRGGYLPEERRALEAALVSGALLGVATTNALELGVDIAGLDAVVVAGFPGTRASFWQQAGRAGRACDSALVVLVARDDPMDTYLVHHPEALLGRPVEGCVLDPTNPYVLAPQLVCAAAELPLTDADVDDLFGGAPAAAVLDELVADGVLRRRPTGWFWPSTSERPAGSVDIRGSGLGQVAVVEAGTGRMLGTADAASAPATLHPGAIHLHRGESHLVEELDLEAGVALVVAADPGWRTDARSTADVEVVRVLSRRDHGPVGVGFAEVDVSTQVVAYQRRAPDGTVLETVPLDMPEQTLRTRSVFYDIDDAALGAAGIGPDDLPGALHAAEHAAIGLLPLFAICDRWDVGGMSTALHPHTGRPTVFVHDGYPGGAGFAERGHEVLAAWLAATRSAIRDCGCRSGCPSCVQSPKCGNGNAPLDKRGAVVVLDLVLEALSGATLSGATLSGAAGDR
- a CDS encoding TadE family type IV pilus minor pilin — translated: MTVEAALALCSLALFLALAIGAIASVAASVRCIDAARELARLAARGEPDRGREIAGMLAPSGARIELVVRGDEVTAEVTAPAVSPLPLRVGGRAVAVLEPGAIP
- a CDS encoding DUF4244 domain-containing protein, yielding MRGRVLRTRQSIAYAIGTVAAAAFAAVLYTVLSGESVVTALTDLVTRALSTTF
- a CDS encoding IS256 family transposase; this translates as MLTVVPGAADADEPHRDGGSLIDELVREGARRMLAEALQAEVDDYIARHVGERDEHGRRLVVRNGTHQPREVLTSAGAVEVTVPRVNDRRTDPQTGERARFSSAILPPWCRKTPKITEVLPLLYLHGLSTSDFVPALGQFLGSTAGLSAPVITKLTETWKAEQRTFAARDLSRADYVYLWADGIHVNIRLEEHKLCLLVLIGVRADGRKELVALADGYRESTESWADLLRDAARRGMRAPVLAVGDGALGFWAALREVFPATREQRCWFHKIANVLGALPKSAHPGAKKALAEIWNAEDRRHALDAVKAFEAAYGAKFPKAVAKITDDVEVLLAVYDFPAEHWIHLRTTNPIESTFATVRHRTKITRGPGSRAAGLAMAFKLIEAAQDRWRAVNGPHLVALVRAGALFVNGKLVERPDDHHQPEAA
- a CDS encoding class A beta-lactamase-related serine hydrolase, with product MTSSTRPVAAGGLVCACLAVVSVAIPLVAADDRPMAMARFSVAAPPTPAPVPVPTIPDLVFAPAPRTGLAQAAVDAAQASAAPATELGVAVLDRVTGETVVGDRGAEPFYTASLSKLVVAVDVLDRRRTEGLVVTDDDLDLVRRALGPSDDSAMNALWVRFDGPGAAARVGADLGLTGTTAPADPSQWGEMSVSATDFLRLYDYVFGEMPAGDRTVVVDALSAAPAIAADGFDQAFGLLAPVVDGAGAVGAQAKQGWMCCFSGQYYLHSAGVVGADQRFVVVVLTRVPTGPGWDAARAEVTDVAAAAVQALG